In Nostoc sphaeroides, the genomic window CAAAAGTGATGTCTACGATGGTCACTGAAGCTCACTCGAAGTGCGGGCTACGCCTACGCTCTTACGCTTGAGGTTGTAAAAATTTAAACCTTTGCAGCTAATGTTCTTCCATGTATAAGAAAGGCTTAAGTTTTTCTTGCAAATGTATAAGTCGTTGCTGCAAACGCTTAATACTTTGCAACAAAGGTTCTTCCATGTATAAGAAAGGCTTAAGTTTTTCTTGCAAATGTATAAGTCGTTGCTGCAATTGTTTAATGCTTTGCAACAAATGTTCTTCCATGTATAAGAAAGGCTTAAATCATTGCAGCAATTGTTGTAACGAACTTATGAATCTATTTATTACCGGGAATAAAATATAGTCTAAGTGAAATTAACTAAACATTGAGAAATGTAATTGCAACCGATTTGCTATATTTCCCTATGACAATCAGAAGCATTTTAGTATAAAACAGTACTATCAACCTAGTAGCAGAGATGTATTATGGCACGTCGTAAAAGAAATTCCAGCGTTTTAGAACGAGCCGATCGCCGGATTGAAAGTTTACAATCTATCAGTGTACAACTTGACTTTGGCCAAGGATTGACTATACAAGCTTACACCGTGACAATTAACAATCTCCGGTCTAAGCTTGCTGCCTACAACACTGCATTATCTACCATTGACAAACTCACAGATGACGTGAATAACGCCGAAAAGGCTGTAATAGCGATGTCAGAAAAAATGTTACTAGGAGTTGGCAGCCGTTACGGTAAAACCAGCCCAGAATACGAGATGGCGGGTGGTGCTAGACGAGGTAATACTAAGAAGAAGCGAAGCGTATTAGACAATTCTAAAGTCACCAATTCTTTAACAGCTGATTCTGTGAAGCTTTCTTCTACAAATGGATCTATGAATGGGGTGTCGGGTGCGATCGTGAGTTGAAAAAATACGTAGTAGCGTGTCAAGACTAAATTGTTGCAATAAGGGACTTCCAAGTAAAAAAATATTCTATTGCTATTGTTCACTGTTGACCGTTGACGGTTCACGAGTTTTCAGTCAACAGTCAACAGTCAACAGTCAACGACTTTTGCTATTGTTCACTGTTGACCGTTGACGGTTCACGAGTTTTCAGTCAACAGTCAACAGTCAACAGTCAACGACTTTTGCTATTGTTCACTGTTGACCGTTGACGGTTCACGAGTTTTCAGTCAACAGTCAACAGTCAACGACTTGAATGTGGAATAATTTATTTTTTGGAGTTCCCTAAAATTTGTAGGTTGGGTTGAGCTTTAGCGAAACCCAACATTGATCTGTTAGCTTCCTCACCCGCCTGGGAATCAATTCCCAGGCTAATAGCTAAAGTCTACTTTAGTAGACTAAATATTTTTGAGTATATTTAGTCATCTTCAGATGACTTTTGCTATTAGCAAGGAACTTCAGTTCCTTGCGGGATATCAATTTTACTTTTGTAACATGGGCATCATAAAAAGGATTGAGCGTTTTATTGTGTAGTATCAAGTCGAATTACCCCCCTTAATCCCCCCGATGCATTGGGGGGAAACAGGAAATCTAGTTCCCTCCCCTTTACAAAAGGAGGGTTAGGGTGGGGTAATTTAACACGAAAACTCAGTGAGTAAACTATTTCAAACTTGTCTATTTCTTCAATTGCTGCACAAACGCATTATGTTCCGGTGACTTCAACCCCGCTTGCACTACCTCCAACACTCGCACCATCTGATTGTTTAACAGCGCCTCCACCTCTAACCACAAACCCGGAAACACCCCAGAGCGAATAATTCCATCTGCGCCGGGAGATAGTAATTGATAGTCGCCATCAATTAGGCAAAACCATTCAATTTTATTCTCGTAAGATTGCCAGATTACGTACTCCAACACTCCATTACGACGATAAACCTGCTTTTTGCTTCCTGTATCGATCGCAACGCTACTTGCGGCAATTTCAACAATTAATTCGGGAGATCCTTCAATATAACCGTCGCGGCTCAAACGGGTTTGTCCGCCTGCGTCTGGTTCAATAAACAGTACTACATCTGGCTGGGGTTCATTGTCTAAATCTAGTCTGACTGTTGCGGCATCACTCAAATCAACGCCAGGAGTAAATGATTGGTAGACTCCTAACCAAGTTATCACCCGACTATGGGGTTTGCCATGTTGCTCATGTCTTAATGGAGATGCCACGTAAACAATTCCTTCAATTAGTTCTGCTTTCTTGATATGGGGTGCAGCCGCATAACGCCGTTCAAATTCAGGACGAGTTAAGCGATCGCCACTTTCAAGCGGAGGCAGATGTCTCTGGGCTGAGTACTCTCTAACCATTTGTCAATCCTTGGAGTTGCCGGATATTTCTGACTTTAGCAAACCTCAGTTATCAGTTAGAATTTATTGATTTGCTGCTTTCCTCAAATTCCAAAAATTATAAAGCCCTCAAAGAGGGCATAATATAGAAATTACTCACGGAGTCAACTCGACTTGAATATGATTCAGATGAGTAAACACCATGAGTAAACAATATAAAATCTATCTGGATGCTTGTTGTTTGAATCGTCCGTTTGATGACCAGACGCAATCTCGTATTTATTTAGAAGCACAGGCAGTTATGACAATTCTAAATCAATGTCAATCACTGGCTTGGAAACTGATCAACAGCAGTGCTTTAATCGCCGAATTAAACCAAACACCTGATTTAGAAAGACTACAAAACGTCAAAAAATTACTCGATATTGCTAAAATTAAAGTTATTAATAGCACCTTCATTGAAGACAGAGCCGCTCAACTTCAAAAATTAGGATTCTCCAGCTATGATGCCACCCACATCGCCAGCGCCGAAAGAAGTAAGCCTGATGTATTTCTCACAACAGATGACAGACTCTTCAAAAAAGCTCAAAAAAACTCTCAATTAATTAACGTATTGATTAATAATCCCGTTCAATGGCTGGCTGAAGTAATACAAGTCGAGGAAAGTAATGATGAAAACCCAAAATGAAATTATTAAACAAGGCTACGATGCCTTGATAAATTCTCTGGGAGTTGCCGATACTATTCGGTTTATTCAATATTTCAGTCCGGGTAAAGGAGACTACACCAAAGAACGTCATCAATGGCTAGATGAAAAAACTTTGGCGGATGTATTGGTAGAGATTAAAGAATTACCCGAAGACGACACCAATCAATATGATGAAATTATTGAGTAGCGATTTAGAGAATATTTGAATTAATCGCGCTATGCCTTTGACAGCTTGGGGCGCACCACTACGTCAAAATTGAGGCATTTCCTAACCAAGCCCTCTTGCCTTGCCCGTTGAGAAATTTTAATTTCCCCCGTTATCATTAGAATGAGTACGTCTTACTAGTGCAAGCCTCAGTATCAGTCACTACCAGGGACATTGGACAGTTAAATAACTACATACTCCAAGCTAATCAAATTACCAAAGATTTGTTGCTATGGCGAGTACCAGAAAACTTAAAAACACTGATAAGAGTTAAAATCAACTTTCTGGTTGGATAAAACCTTTTTTAAACACAAAAACGTACTAAATTCTTTAGAGATCAGGCTATGGCAACCGAACAGTTAACCAGAGACAGTGATAATCTAGATTTAAATCAGCTACTAAGAACGCTGAATGCTGTTAAACAAGGTGACTTCTCGGCTCGGATGCCCATAGATCATACTGGTGTGGCAGGGAAAATAGCTGATACGCTCAATGATATTATTGATCAAAATGAGCGGATGGCGGCCGAATTACAACGCATTGGTAATGTTGTCGGCAAAGAAGGCAAAATTGCCGATCGCGCCTCTCTCGGAGATGTTCGCGGTTCTTGGTCAGATTGTGTTACTTCTGTCAATACTCTAATTACAGATTTAGTTCAACCAACAGCTGAAACTACGCGGGTAATTCGGTCTGTCGCCAATGGTGATTTATCGCAAACGATCGCCACAGAAATTGATGGACGACCTCTGCAAGGTGAGTTTCTCCAAACTGCTAATATCGTCAACACGATGGTAGAACGGCTTGGTTCTTTTGCATCGGAAGTAACAAGAGTTGCCCGTGAAGTGGGAACTGAAGGGAAATTGGGCGTTCAAGCCGAAGTGCAAGGTGTAGCTGGCACTTGGAAAGATTTGACGGATAACGTTAACTTGATGGCGGGTAATCTCACCGGACAAGTTCGCAACATTGCCGAAGTTGCCACTGCGATCGCAAATGGTGACTTATCGAAAAAAATCACTGTTAATGTCAAAGGCGAAATTCTGGAACTAAAAAACACCGTCAACACGATGGTGGATCAGCTTAATTCTTTTGCATCGGAAGTAACGCGAGTTGCCCGTGAAGTGGGTACTGAAGGGAAGTTGGGCGTACAAGCCGAGGTTAAAGGAGTTGCAGGTACTTGGAAAGATTTAACCGACAACGTTAATTTGATGGCAGGTAATTTGACAGCCCAAGTCCGTAACATTGCGGAAGTGACAACGGCGGTAGCGAATGGCGACTTATCCAAGAAAATTACTGTTGATGTAAAAGGTGAAATTTTAGAGTTGAAAAACACCGTCAACATCATGGTGGATCAACTTAATTCTTTTGCATCGGAAGTAACAAGGGTTGCCCGTGAGGTGGGTGCAGAAGGAAAATTAGGCGGACAAGCAGAAGTGCGCGGGGTAGCGGGTACGTGGAAAGACCTTACCGACAGCGTAAACTTCATGGCGGGAAGCTTGACGGCACAGGTGCGGAATATTGCGGAAGTGACAACGGCGGTTGCAAATGGCGATTTATCCAAGAAAATCACTGTCGATGTCAAAGGCGAAATTCTGGAACTTAAAAACACCATTAATACAATGGTGGATCAGCTTAATTCTTTTGCATCAGAAGTGACAAGAGTTGCGCGTGAGGTGGGAACTGAAGGGAAGTTAGGCGTACAAGCAGAAGTCCGGGGAGTTGCGGGG contains:
- a CDS encoding Uma2 family endonuclease gives rise to the protein MVREYSAQRHLPPLESGDRLTRPEFERRYAAAPHIKKAELIEGIVYVASPLRHEQHGKPHSRVITWLGVYQSFTPGVDLSDAATVRLDLDNEPQPDVVLFIEPDAGGQTRLSRDGYIEGSPELIVEIAASSVAIDTGSKKQVYRRNGVLEYVIWQSYENKIEWFCLIDGDYQLLSPGADGIIRSGVFPGLWLEVEALLNNQMVRVLEVVQAGLKSPEHNAFVQQLKK
- a CDS encoding PIN domain-containing protein, translated to MSKQYKIYLDACCLNRPFDDQTQSRIYLEAQAVMTILNQCQSLAWKLINSSALIAELNQTPDLERLQNVKKLLDIAKIKVINSTFIEDRAAQLQKLGFSSYDATHIASAERSKPDVFLTTDDRLFKKAQKNSQLINVLINNPVQWLAEVIQVEESNDENPK